One window of Nocardia nova SH22a genomic DNA carries:
- a CDS encoding MCE family protein has product MSKLVRYQLIAFAVIAVLGVAFVGAKYIHLDHMLGFGQYQVKVQAKETANLSKGAEVTYRGVPVGRVDSLDITPDGVTIYLELDSGKPKVPASAKAIIANRSAIGEQYLDLVPETSKGPYLRDGSVIDGAQTPIRVEDLLSSVNHFASTTDLQALSTTVTELGKAFDGQGDNLRILVDSLNKFSQTGIDALPQTVQLIQDAQTVLGTQADQSPAIRTFSDGLDRLAVQLRANDPDIRRLIGTGADAGTQIGKLLDESGQPLTTDLSNLRLLLQAVSPQTYTLAPLLQNLPLLSVGGSATAPGDNTSHFGLVLETNNPPACTVGYEGTKRILDEMKAQNPNFDDTRDDFPFNTDAKCDVPFGSPTDVRGGARAQYADPSVPQPWDSTPKTDPDKLNLNPVATQLATLIGVTPKR; this is encoded by the coding sequence ATGAGTAAGTTGGTGCGCTATCAGCTCATCGCGTTCGCGGTGATCGCGGTGCTCGGTGTGGCATTCGTCGGCGCGAAATACATTCACCTGGACCACATGCTGGGCTTCGGCCAGTACCAGGTGAAGGTGCAGGCCAAGGAGACCGCGAACCTGTCCAAGGGCGCCGAGGTGACCTACCGCGGCGTGCCGGTCGGGCGGGTGGATTCGCTGGACATCACGCCCGACGGCGTCACGATCTACCTGGAGCTGGATTCCGGGAAACCGAAGGTGCCGGCGAGTGCCAAGGCGATCATCGCCAACCGGTCGGCGATCGGCGAGCAGTACCTGGATCTGGTGCCGGAGACCTCGAAAGGCCCGTATCTGCGCGATGGTTCGGTGATCGACGGCGCCCAGACCCCCATCCGGGTCGAGGATCTGCTGTCCAGCGTGAACCACTTCGCGAGCACGACCGATCTGCAGGCGCTGAGCACGACGGTCACCGAACTCGGCAAGGCGTTCGACGGGCAGGGTGACAATCTGCGCATCCTGGTCGATTCGCTGAACAAGTTCTCGCAGACCGGAATCGACGCGCTGCCGCAGACCGTGCAGCTGATCCAGGACGCGCAGACGGTACTGGGAACCCAGGCCGATCAGTCACCGGCGATCCGGACGTTCAGCGATGGTCTGGATCGGCTGGCGGTGCAGTTGCGCGCCAACGACCCCGATATCCGGCGTCTGATCGGCACCGGCGCCGACGCCGGTACACAGATCGGCAAGCTGCTCGACGAGAGCGGGCAGCCGCTGACCACCGATCTGTCGAATCTGCGTCTGCTGTTGCAGGCGGTGTCGCCGCAGACCTACACGCTCGCACCGCTGCTGCAGAATCTGCCGCTGCTGTCGGTCGGTGGTTCGGCGACCGCGCCCGGGGACAACACCTCCCACTTCGGCCTGGTGCTGGAGACCAACAATCCGCCGGCATGTACCGTCGGGTACGAGGGAACCAAGCGCATTCTCGACGAGATGAAGGCGCAGAACCCCAACTTCGACGACACCCGCGACGACTTCCCGTTCAACACGGACGCGAAGTGTGACGTGCCCTTCGGAAGTCCGACCGACGTCCGTGGCGGTGCGCGCGCGCAGTACGCCGACCCGAGTGTCCCGCAGCCGTGGGACTCCACCCCCAAGACCGATCCGGACAAGCTGAACCTGAACCCCGTCGCCACCCAGTTGGCCACTCTCATCGGAGTGACCCCGAAGCGGTGA
- a CDS encoding MCE family protein: MTAFAFRRTARGLGAVAVVGVTALLVGSCSSDGIYSVPLPGGADVGDHPLHIDVRFDDVLDLVPQSAVKVDGVAVGRVDKIDVAPDGWTASVHTVLNSSVKLPANAHAEVKQSNLLGEKFVELSVPKQDPSSEPLKDGAVITVDRTRHAVEIEQVLGALSLLLNGGGVAQLQPIVVELNKALAGRENKVRSLLDQADTLIDGLNQQVDDIQHALDSLGTLSDRVGQQTEQIGKILDELPAGIKILNEQRPQLIGLLTQLDRVGQAGFDVLDKSKDNLIRDLQALRPTLQELGRAAPDLVTAFPLIPTYPFPDEAIKSAFGGSVNTWLSVDLQIGTLMTNLGVGKPDPVYIPPKYGPPVPVNPTNPYYNGNGPRPGWPTVSLVPLPPTVVVPGVGQPGNPIGSILDQLGVHPR, encoded by the coding sequence ATGACAGCCTTCGCATTCCGCAGAACGGCTCGCGGACTGGGTGCGGTCGCGGTGGTCGGTGTGACCGCGTTGCTGGTGGGCTCGTGCTCGTCCGACGGCATCTACAGCGTGCCGCTGCCCGGTGGCGCCGATGTGGGTGACCATCCGCTGCATATCGACGTGCGGTTCGACGATGTTCTCGACCTGGTGCCGCAGTCGGCGGTGAAGGTGGACGGTGTCGCGGTCGGCCGGGTCGACAAGATCGACGTCGCGCCCGACGGCTGGACCGCGAGTGTGCACACCGTGCTGAACTCCTCGGTGAAACTGCCCGCCAACGCGCACGCCGAGGTGAAGCAGTCCAATCTGCTGGGCGAGAAGTTCGTCGAACTGTCCGTGCCGAAGCAGGATCCGTCGTCGGAGCCGTTGAAGGACGGCGCGGTGATCACCGTCGACCGGACCCGGCACGCGGTGGAGATCGAGCAGGTGCTGGGCGCGTTGTCGTTGCTGCTCAACGGTGGTGGAGTGGCACAGCTGCAGCCGATCGTGGTGGAGCTGAACAAGGCGCTGGCCGGTCGTGAGAACAAGGTGCGGTCGCTGCTGGATCAGGCCGACACCCTCATCGACGGGCTCAACCAGCAGGTCGACGATATTCAGCACGCGCTCGACAGCCTGGGCACCCTGTCGGATCGGGTCGGTCAGCAGACCGAGCAGATCGGCAAGATCCTCGACGAGTTGCCCGCGGGTATCAAGATTCTCAACGAGCAGCGGCCGCAGCTGATCGGCCTGCTGACGCAGCTCGATCGAGTGGGGCAGGCCGGATTCGACGTCCTGGACAAGTCCAAGGACAACCTGATCCGAGATCTGCAGGCCCTGCGCCCGACCCTGCAGGAACTGGGCCGTGCGGCACCGGATCTGGTGACCGCGTTCCCGCTGATCCCGACCTACCCGTTCCCCGACGAGGCGATCAAGTCGGCCTTCGGCGGTTCGGTGAACACCTGGCTGTCGGTGGATCTGCAGATCGGCACGCTGATGACGAATCTCGGTGTGGGCAAACCGGATCCGGTCTACATCCCGCCCAAGTACGGACCGCCGGTGCCGGTGAATCCGACCAACCCGTATTACAACGGCAACGGGCCTCGCCCGGGCTGGCCGACCGTCTCCCTGGTACCGCTGCCGCCGACCGTCGTGGTCCCCGGCGTCGGGCAGCCGGGTAATCCGATCGGCTCGATTCTCGATCAGTTGGGAGTGCATCCGCGATGA
- a CDS encoding MCE family protein codes for MQAALGKGSGRDPLRAIRESGRGTKVFLAIGTVAVVVVAGVLWWLFDSYNTTKITAYFDKSIGIYQGSEVRILGVPVGKVDSVTPQGDQVKVTMHVDRKYDVPAGAKAAQITPSVVSDRYIQLTPVYKGGPKMPRNATIPRDRTATPVEVDRLYKSIQELSDALGPNGANKDGAVNDLVRTGAANLSGNGDALANSLTQLSHAARYLSDARGDIFDTIKNLQIFVHTLAVNDQQVREFNSQLADLAGFLAGERENLGQALNLLSVALGDVARFIDNNRELVAQNAEGLTKLTQTLADQRQDLANALPVLPLALSNLINIHNGESGTLDMRANFNELQNPFGTVCKMLDLGQLRPGDPKFDAISRQLRPILDQCKTITDQITSGVKTPSLVLPFGILSGDNIQNTPVPGSVPGTPSDQQAPSQQEGGQR; via the coding sequence ATGCAGGCTGCTCTCGGGAAGGGATCGGGCCGGGATCCGCTGCGCGCGATCCGCGAGTCGGGCCGCGGGACCAAGGTCTTCCTCGCGATCGGCACGGTCGCCGTGGTCGTCGTCGCCGGTGTGCTGTGGTGGCTGTTCGACAGCTACAACACCACCAAGATCACCGCCTACTTCGACAAGTCGATCGGTATCTACCAGGGTTCCGAGGTACGCATTCTCGGTGTGCCCGTGGGCAAGGTGGATTCGGTGACGCCGCAGGGTGATCAGGTGAAGGTCACCATGCACGTCGATCGCAAATACGATGTGCCCGCCGGTGCCAAGGCCGCCCAGATCACCCCGTCGGTGGTCTCCGACCGCTACATCCAGCTCACCCCCGTCTACAAGGGCGGGCCGAAGATGCCGCGCAACGCCACCATTCCGCGGGATCGCACCGCGACCCCGGTGGAGGTCGACCGGCTCTACAAGAGCATCCAGGAACTGTCGGATGCGCTGGGGCCCAACGGCGCCAACAAGGACGGGGCGGTCAACGACCTGGTCCGCACGGGTGCGGCGAATCTGTCCGGTAACGGGGACGCGCTGGCCAACAGCCTGACCCAGCTGTCGCACGCGGCGCGGTATCTGTCCGATGCCCGCGGTGACATCTTCGACACCATCAAGAATCTGCAGATCTTCGTGCACACGCTGGCCGTCAACGATCAGCAGGTGCGGGAGTTCAATTCGCAGCTGGCCGATCTCGCCGGATTCCTCGCGGGCGAACGCGAGAACCTCGGGCAGGCACTGAATCTGCTGTCGGTGGCGTTGGGCGATGTGGCCAGGTTCATCGACAACAACCGCGAGCTGGTCGCCCAGAATGCCGAGGGGCTGACCAAACTCACCCAGACCCTGGCCGATCAGCGCCAGGATCTGGCCAACGCGCTGCCGGTGCTGCCGCTGGCGCTGAGCAACCTGATCAACATCCACAACGGTGAGTCCGGCACGCTGGACATGCGCGCCAACTTCAACGAACTGCAGAATCCGTTCGGCACCGTCTGCAAGATGCTCGACCTCGGCCAATTGCGGCCCGGTGACCCGAAATTCGATGCGATCAGCCGGCAGTTGCGGCCGATTCTCGATCAGTGCAAGACCATCACCGATCAGATCACCAGCGGTGTGAAGACACCCTCGCTGGTGTTGCCGTTCGGCATCCTCAGCGGTGACAACATCCAGAACACCCCGGTGCCGGGCAGTGTCCCGGGCACACCGTCCGATCAGCAGGCGCCGTCGCAGCAGGAAGGTGGCCAGCGATGA
- a CDS encoding MCE family protein, giving the protein MEDRNLLGKRSPAFMGGLGLFMVLLVALSAFFLNKLPIIGAGTKYTAEFSEAAGLKKGNEVRIAGVKVGDVSDVSLDGDRVLVQFRTKDAWIGDATTASIQIKTVLGQKYLALNPQGAHVADPDKRIPLSRTVSPYDVVDAFSDAAKSIADTDTGQLATSFRVLSDAFSGTPPDIRGSIDGVARLSETLAKRDEQLKHLFNATNKTTKVLADRNEEFERLLANGGQLLAELNIRQQSISQLLTGAKTVAAELSALVHDNEEQIGPALTNLKKSIDMLNDNQQNISKTLKLAAPFYGLYSNVLGNGRWFDAVLVNLTPPALPEIPGNRPPIRNLGGN; this is encoded by the coding sequence ATGGAAGACCGGAATCTGCTCGGTAAGCGCAGTCCGGCGTTCATGGGTGGGCTCGGCCTGTTCATGGTGCTGCTGGTCGCGTTGTCGGCGTTCTTCCTGAACAAGCTGCCGATCATCGGCGCGGGTACCAAGTACACCGCGGAGTTCTCCGAGGCCGCGGGCCTGAAGAAGGGCAACGAGGTACGGATCGCCGGGGTGAAGGTCGGCGATGTGTCCGACGTGAGCCTCGACGGTGATCGGGTGCTGGTCCAGTTCCGCACCAAGGACGCCTGGATCGGCGATGCCACCACCGCCTCCATCCAGATCAAGACCGTGCTCGGACAGAAGTATCTGGCGCTGAATCCGCAGGGTGCGCACGTCGCCGATCCGGACAAGCGGATCCCGTTGTCGCGCACGGTGTCCCCGTACGACGTCGTGGACGCCTTCAGCGATGCCGCCAAGAGCATCGCGGACACCGACACCGGACAGCTGGCCACCAGTTTCCGGGTGCTGTCGGACGCGTTCTCCGGCACCCCGCCGGACATCCGCGGTTCGATCGACGGTGTGGCCCGGCTGTCGGAGACCCTGGCCAAGCGCGACGAGCAGTTGAAGCATCTGTTCAACGCCACCAACAAGACCACCAAGGTGCTCGCCGACCGTAACGAGGAGTTCGAGCGGCTGCTGGCCAACGGCGGGCAGCTGCTCGCCGAACTCAACATCCGGCAGCAGTCGATCTCGCAGCTGCTCACCGGCGCGAAAACCGTTGCCGCCGAACTGAGTGCGCTGGTGCACGACAACGAGGAACAGATCGGTCCGGCGCTGACCAATCTGAAGAAGTCCATCGACATGCTCAACGACAATCAGCAGAACATCTCCAAGACGCTGAAACTCGCGGCGCCGTTCTACGGCCTGTACTCCAATGTGCTCGGCAACGGACGCTGGTTCGATGCGGTGCTCGTCAACCTGACCCCGCCGGCGCTGCCGGAGATTCCGGGTAACCGTCCGCCGATCCGCAACCTGGGAGGCAACTGA
- a CDS encoding MCE family protein: MRAHLRGLGGPLTKLAIFLVVTVLATAFLAFTIANYSGGGTEFKARFTDVTSLNKGDEVRIAGVRVGKVTKVSIVDRNLAEVKFELTDRDWLPASTTATIRYRNLVGQRYIALEQGTGQQGHKISKGATIPLDRTKPALNLTTLFNGFRPLFQTLSAEDVNKLSYEIIQVFQGESGTITDLVRNTANLTNKIADKDAVIGDIVKNLNAVLDSVNARDGQLNELIVNTEALVSGLNAERGTIGSAVTSLGNLASATADLLVPTRPTLQGSIAGLNQLTGTLNDRSDEVNDALKNLPIKMDKLGRAASYGSWFQFYVCGIDIVAGPGVKDAPQLNLPADMPTVNQPVYTNPAPRCHGKGGR, translated from the coding sequence ATGAGGGCGCACCTGCGCGGTCTGGGCGGGCCGCTGACCAAACTGGCTATCTTCCTGGTCGTGACGGTGCTCGCCACCGCCTTCCTGGCATTCACCATCGCCAACTACTCCGGCGGCGGAACCGAATTCAAGGCGCGGTTCACCGATGTCACATCGCTGAACAAGGGCGACGAGGTACGCATCGCCGGTGTGCGGGTCGGCAAGGTGACCAAGGTCTCGATCGTCGACCGCAATCTGGCCGAGGTGAAATTCGAGCTGACCGACCGCGATTGGCTGCCGGCCTCGACCACCGCGACCATCCGCTACCGGAACCTGGTGGGGCAGCGCTACATCGCGCTCGAACAGGGCACCGGCCAGCAGGGGCACAAGATCAGCAAGGGCGCCACGATTCCGCTCGACCGGACCAAGCCCGCGCTCAATCTGACCACCCTGTTCAACGGTTTCCGGCCGCTGTTCCAGACGTTGTCGGCCGAGGACGTGAACAAGCTGTCCTACGAGATCATCCAGGTGTTCCAGGGTGAATCCGGCACGATCACCGATCTGGTCCGCAATACCGCGAACCTGACCAACAAGATCGCCGACAAGGATGCCGTGATCGGCGACATCGTGAAGAACCTGAACGCCGTGCTGGATTCGGTGAACGCCCGCGACGGGCAGCTCAACGAGCTGATCGTCAATACCGAGGCGCTGGTCTCCGGGCTCAACGCCGAACGCGGCACGATCGGCTCGGCCGTCACGTCGCTGGGCAATCTGGCCTCGGCGACCGCGGATCTGCTGGTGCCGACCCGGCCGACGCTGCAGGGTTCGATCGCGGGCTTGAACCAGCTCACCGGCACGCTCAACGATCGGTCCGACGAGGTCAACGACGCGCTGAAGAATCTGCCGATCAAGATGGACAAGCTCGGGCGCGCGGCCAGTTACGGCTCGTGGTTCCAGTTCTACGTCTGCGGTATCGACATCGTCGCGGGTCCGGGAGTCAAGGACGCGCCGCAGCTGAATCTGCCGGCCGATATGCCGACGGTGAATCAGCCGGTCTACACCAACCCGGCGCCGCGCTGTCATGGGAAGGGTGGCCGCTGA
- a CDS encoding MCE family protein, whose product MSARGVQFWRSTEKLRIRTLGIVFFVVMALFLGTTIAAYNKVWVKVVKVDLITDTVGNALTRNADVKVRGVNVGEVRSSQSANGKVTLHLAITPDKADKIPSNVTARLLPKTLFGERYVDLVWPEQPSNQHLKAGMTLYQDASGNAVEVSQLLDSIMPLLQAIPPQYLASTLGALSQALGGQGEELGHTIDRLDDIFRGLNGVMPQLQDDIHLFASVADTYSDALPQLVDAFDNLRTLNATIVQKRSQLDTLYSVLTPTSSKTADFLQANHDNIIDIAADSRGALELLATYSPTYACAMKNFAQLKPRIDNIFGKGTDLPGSRVSISIVNPRGRYLPNQDEPRWLDQRPAVCFPEYPQGVDPGQYPTGPGNDGSYQPPSRNPGEQNIGQLPPAQFSVYGAQDATTLGSPAEQHTLGAIYGAANGVSPDQVPGWVSRIAAPAMRGSEVSVR is encoded by the coding sequence ATGAGCGCGCGGGGAGTTCAGTTCTGGCGCTCCACCGAGAAATTGCGTATTCGCACGCTCGGAATCGTGTTCTTCGTCGTGATGGCGTTGTTCCTCGGAACCACGATCGCCGCGTACAACAAGGTGTGGGTCAAGGTGGTCAAGGTCGACCTGATCACCGACACCGTCGGAAATGCCTTGACGCGCAATGCGGATGTGAAGGTGCGCGGCGTCAATGTGGGTGAGGTCCGGTCGAGCCAATCGGCCAACGGCAAGGTGACATTGCATCTGGCTATCACCCCCGACAAGGCGGACAAGATTCCGTCCAATGTCACCGCGCGGCTGCTGCCGAAAACCCTGTTCGGTGAGCGTTATGTCGATCTGGTCTGGCCGGAACAGCCGAGTAATCAGCATCTGAAGGCCGGGATGACGCTGTATCAGGACGCCAGCGGAAATGCGGTCGAGGTCAGCCAGCTGCTGGATTCGATCATGCCGCTGCTGCAGGCGATTCCGCCGCAGTATCTCGCCTCGACCCTCGGCGCGCTGTCCCAGGCACTCGGTGGTCAGGGCGAGGAGTTGGGCCACACCATCGACCGGCTGGACGATATCTTCCGCGGGCTCAACGGCGTGATGCCGCAGCTGCAGGACGATATCCACCTGTTCGCCTCGGTGGCCGACACCTATTCCGACGCCTTGCCGCAGTTGGTCGACGCCTTCGACAATCTGCGCACGCTCAACGCCACCATCGTGCAGAAGCGTTCGCAGCTGGACACGTTGTATTCGGTGCTGACGCCGACATCGTCCAAGACGGCCGATTTCCTGCAGGCCAACCACGACAACATCATCGACATCGCGGCGGATTCGCGTGGGGCGCTGGAACTGCTGGCGACCTACTCGCCGACCTACGCCTGCGCCATGAAGAACTTCGCGCAGCTGAAGCCGCGGATCGACAACATCTTCGGTAAGGGCACCGATCTGCCGGGTTCGCGGGTGTCGATCTCGATCGTCAATCCGCGCGGCCGCTATCTGCCCAACCAGGACGAGCCGCGCTGGCTCGATCAGCGGCCGGCGGTATGTTTCCCGGAATACCCGCAGGGTGTCGACCCCGGTCAGTATCCGACCGGACCGGGCAACGACGGTTCCTACCAGCCGCCGAGCCGCAATCCGGGTGAGCAGAACATCGGTCAGCTGCCTCCGGCGCAGTTCTCGGTCTACGGCGCCCAGGACGCGACGACGCTGGGTTCGCCCGCCGAGCAGCACACACTGGGTGCGATCTACGGTGCGGCGAACGGGGTTTCGCCCGATCAGGTGCCCGGCTGGGTGAGCCGGATCGCGGCCCCCGCGATGCGCGGAAGTGAGGTGAGTGTGCGATGA
- a CDS encoding MlaE family ABC transporter permease: protein MRRIGAALKSPVNVIDRAGDQMSFYSKAIAWIPRTVVHYRKEVMRLLAEVTFGSGALAVIGGTIGVVVMMSASVGVVVGLQGFKALDALGSSVLTGFLTGYINTRELAPLVAALALSATVGCGFTAQLGAMRISEEIDALEVMAVPGVPFLVTTRVIAGFVAVIPLYIVGLLGTFVASRQISVWFNGQSTGSYDHYFNLFLPPEDVLYSFLKVLVFAFVVILIHCYYGFNATGGPAGVGIAVGRAVRASIVLINILDFFLSLAIWGTTTTVRVAG, encoded by the coding sequence ATGCGCCGAATAGGCGCTGCGCTCAAATCGCCTGTCAACGTCATCGATCGCGCCGGCGATCAGATGTCCTTCTATTCCAAGGCGATCGCGTGGATCCCGCGCACCGTCGTGCACTACCGCAAGGAGGTCATGCGGCTGCTGGCCGAGGTGACCTTCGGTTCGGGTGCGCTCGCGGTCATCGGCGGCACCATCGGCGTCGTGGTGATGATGTCGGCCTCGGTCGGTGTGGTCGTCGGCCTGCAGGGCTTCAAAGCCCTGGACGCCCTGGGCAGTTCGGTGCTCACCGGATTCCTGACCGGTTACATCAACACCCGTGAATTGGCGCCGCTGGTCGCCGCGCTGGCATTGTCGGCGACGGTCGGATGTGGTTTCACCGCGCAATTGGGTGCGATGCGGATTTCCGAGGAAATCGACGCGCTCGAGGTGATGGCGGTACCGGGTGTGCCGTTCCTGGTGACCACCCGCGTGATCGCGGGATTCGTCGCCGTCATTCCGCTCTACATCGTCGGTCTGCTCGGCACATTCGTGGCCTCCAGACAGATCAGCGTGTGGTTCAACGGGCAATCGACCGGGTCCTACGACCACTATTTCAATCTGTTCCTGCCACCCGAGGACGTGTTGTATTCGTTCCTCAAGGTGCTGGTCTTCGCTTTCGTGGTCATCCTGATCCACTGCTATTACGGCTTCAACGCCACCGGCGGACCGGCCGGTGTGGGTATCGCCGTGGGCCGGGCGGTGCGCGCGTCGATCGTGCTGATCAATATTCTCGATTTCTTCCTGAGCCTGGCGATCTGGGGCACGACGACGACAGTGCGGGTGGCCGGATGA
- a CDS encoding MlaE family ABC transporter permease has protein sequence MNQPLARLRTPVESGFAQAGNIFALLISVARKSLRRPFQWREFIEQSWFIASVSILPAALVAIPFGAVVALQTGSLIKQLGAESFTGATSVLATVQQAAPVVTALIIAGAAGSAVAADLGSRTIREEIDAMEVLGIDPVQRLVVPRVLGMMLVALLLNGLVSVVGICGGYFFNVLLQGGTPGAYLASFSALAQLPDLWIGEFKALIFGLLAGVIAAYKGLNPKGGPKGVGDAVNQSVVITFLVLFFVNLLLTLVYLQVVPAKGS, from the coding sequence GTGAATCAACCCCTGGCACGGCTGCGCACTCCGGTCGAGTCGGGATTTGCCCAGGCCGGCAATATATTTGCGCTGCTCATCTCGGTGGCACGCAAATCCCTGCGCCGGCCTTTTCAATGGCGTGAGTTCATCGAGCAGTCGTGGTTCATCGCAAGTGTCTCGATCCTGCCCGCGGCTCTCGTGGCAATCCCGTTCGGCGCCGTTGTGGCGTTGCAGACCGGTTCACTTATCAAGCAGCTCGGTGCTGAATCGTTCACCGGCGCAACAAGTGTTCTGGCAACCGTTCAGCAGGCCGCTCCCGTCGTCACCGCGTTGATCATCGCGGGTGCGGCGGGCTCGGCCGTTGCTGCCGATCTCGGCTCCCGCACCATTCGCGAGGAAATCGACGCGATGGAGGTGCTCGGCATCGATCCGGTGCAGCGCCTGGTGGTTCCGCGCGTGCTCGGCATGATGCTCGTCGCCCTGCTACTGAACGGCCTGGTGTCGGTGGTCGGTATCTGCGGTGGATATTTCTTCAATGTCCTTCTGCAGGGCGGCACGCCGGGCGCGTATCTGGCGTCGTTCTCGGCGCTGGCACAGCTTCCGGATCTCTGGATCGGTGAATTCAAAGCCCTGATATTCGGTCTGCTGGCGGGTGTGATCGCCGCCTACAAGGGTTTGAATCCCAAGGGGGGACCGAAAGGTGTGGGTGACGCGGTGAACCAATCCGTGGTGATCACCTTCCTGGTCCTGTTCTTCGTCAATCTGCTGCTCACTCTGGTGTATCTGCAGGTCGTCCCGGCCAAGGGTTCATAA
- a CDS encoding ABC transporter ATP-binding protein, protein MEVGVGVEVRTEGVTKSFGSQRIWQDVTLTLPTGEVSALLGPSGTGKSVFLKSLIGLLRPERGSIFIDGTDITTCSNKELYEIRKLFGVLFQDGALFGSMNLFDNVAFPLREHTKKSESEIKQIVMEKLELTGLLGAEGKLPGEISGGMRKRAGLARALVLDPQIILVDEPDSGLDPVRTTYLSQLLIDINAQIDATILIVTHNINLARSVPDNIGMLFRRQLVMFGPREVLLTSEEPVVKQFLNGRMVGPIGMSEEKDEAQMAREQALADAGHYDNGTEDVEGIIPQMKATPGMPVRQAVERRRRRVLEIMHTLPHQAQVAIRQSMEENGDTQVLPAYTGNAPQYQGDSYDTTVRHNTTNG, encoded by the coding sequence ATGGAGGTCGGCGTGGGCGTCGAGGTCAGGACCGAAGGTGTTACGAAGTCTTTCGGGTCCCAGCGAATTTGGCAGGACGTCACGCTGACGCTGCCGACGGGGGAAGTCAGTGCGTTGCTCGGCCCCTCGGGTACCGGTAAGTCGGTGTTTCTGAAGTCGCTGATCGGGCTGTTGCGTCCGGAGCGGGGTTCGATCTTCATCGACGGGACCGATATCACGACCTGTTCGAACAAGGAGCTCTACGAGATCCGCAAGTTGTTCGGGGTGTTGTTCCAGGACGGTGCGTTGTTCGGGTCGATGAACCTGTTCGACAATGTGGCGTTCCCGTTGCGGGAGCACACCAAGAAGTCCGAGTCCGAGATCAAGCAGATCGTGATGGAGAAGCTGGAGCTGACCGGTCTGCTGGGCGCCGAAGGCAAGCTGCCGGGTGAGATCTCCGGTGGTATGCGCAAGCGTGCGGGGTTGGCGCGGGCGCTGGTGCTGGATCCGCAGATCATTCTGGTGGACGAGCCGGACTCGGGTCTGGATCCGGTGCGTACGACGTATCTGTCGCAGTTGCTGATCGATATCAACGCGCAGATCGACGCGACGATTCTGATCGTGACCCACAACATCAACCTGGCGCGTAGCGTACCCGACAACATCGGGATGTTGTTCCGTCGGCAGTTGGTGATGTTCGGTCCGCGGGAGGTGTTGCTGACCTCGGAGGAGCCGGTGGTCAAGCAGTTCCTCAACGGGCGGATGGTCGGTCCGATCGGTATGTCGGAGGAGAAGGACGAGGCGCAGATGGCGCGCGAGCAGGCCCTCGCCGACGCCGGGCACTACGACAACGGTACCGAGGACGTCGAGGGCATCATCCCGCAGATGAAGGCCACCCCGGGTATGCCGGTGCGTCAGGCCGTGGAACGCCGCCGTCGCCGGGTCCTCGAGATCATGCACACGCTGCCGCATCAGGCCCAGGTCGCCATCCGTCAATCGATGGAAGAGAACGGCGATACACAAGTGCTGCCGGCCTATACGGGTAACGCTCCGCAGTATCAGGGCGACTCGTACGACACCACCGTGCGACACAACACAACTAACGGGTAA
- the rplL gene encoding 50S ribosomal protein L7/L12: MANVDELLETIGGMTLLELSDFVKKFEEKFEVTAAAPVAVAAVGGAAAPAEAAEEQDEFDVILEGAGDKKIQVIKVVREIVSGLGLKEAKDLVEGAPKPILEKVAKDAAEAAKTKLEEAGAKVSVK, from the coding sequence ATGGCCAACGTGGACGAACTGCTCGAGACCATCGGCGGAATGACCCTGCTGGAGCTGTCGGACTTCGTCAAGAAGTTCGAGGAGAAGTTCGAGGTCACCGCTGCGGCTCCGGTCGCCGTCGCCGCCGTCGGTGGCGCCGCTGCTCCGGCCGAGGCCGCCGAGGAGCAGGACGAGTTCGACGTCATCCTCGAGGGTGCCGGCGACAAGAAGATTCAGGTCATCAAGGTCGTGCGCGAGATCGTCTCCGGCCTGGGCCTGAAGGAAGCCAAGGACCTGGTCGAGGGTGCCCCGAAGCCGATCCTGGAGAAGGTCGCCAAGGACGCCGCCGAGGCTGCCAAGACCAAGCTCGAAGAGGCCGGCGCGAAGGTCTCCGTCAAGTAA